The stretch of DNA GGCGACCCGCTCGGCGGCGTCGTCCAGCGCGAGAGCGAGGCGGGCCCGGATGAAGTCGACCGTGTCCTCGGGATCGACGCGGCGCTTCGAGCGGGCGCGGAGGCCGAGCAGCGCGCCGACGACGGCGCCCACGCCAGCCGCCGCGATCACGGCGTCGCGCTTGCGGTGGCGGATGCGGTCCATGAGCGGCCGTCCGCCCACATTGACGTCGTCGAGCAGGGTCGCCGCCTCGTGCTTGAGCGCGTCGATGTGGTACTGGATGTCGCGCTCGCGGGCGTCGATCTGCTGGCGCACCTGCTCGATGGTGACGACCTCGCCGAGGTCGCGCTCGGGACGGAGCGCGCTCGGGAGCGACGACGGGAGCGTGGGCTTGCGGGGAGGGGTAGTCATGCGGTCAAACGGCGGCGTTGCGGACGGCGGCCGCCTGCTCGCGCTGGAGGGAGTCGACACTGCGGTCCTTCTCCTCCCGTGCGAGCCGTCGGGCCTCGAGGGCCTCAGCCTGCCGCGCGCGGACCCGACGGAGCCCGAGCACGGACGAGAGCCCCGCCCCGAGGAGGAGGAGAAGGGTCGTGACGAGGAAGCCCCATCCCGGGCTCCCGAGAAGCGCCCCGATGCCCAGCGCGATCGTGACGAACACGAACAGCAGGGCGATGATGGCGAGCACCAGCGCGGCGACGAAGAAGCCCGCCGCGTCGACGAAGTGCTGAACCCGGTCGATCTGTGCCTGGACGCCCTCGATCTGGCGCTTCACGAGATCGACGCGGAGTTCGGTCCAGTCGCGAAGGTCTGCCGAGAGCGCGGCGAGGTGACCAGTCACGCGGTCCAGCTTGGTCTGGTGCGGCGGCAGCATCCGCGACTCCGGCGCGACCTGGGCCGGCGGATCCAGGACCGGTGACGGCTGCTGAATCACAGCCGGCAGGGTCTCACCAACGCGGGGACCGGTCGGGCGTGTGGAGGACGGGGGGACGGCCGATGAAGGCGGACGGGCCATCAGGAGAGGCGGAGCACGGGAGAGGACGGGGCGTACACCCCAGCCCTCCCCCAGGTTGCCACCCGTCCATGACGATCTCCCCACGCCCGACGCCCAATCCCAACAGCCTCAAATTCGACGTCGACGGTGCGACGGTGATCGACCGCGGCCTGCTGGCCTACCACTCGGCCCGCGAGGCCGCCGGGGACGACCTCGCCCGCGACCTGTTCGCCATCCGCGGCGTCGAGTCGCTCCTGATCGTGCCCGCCTTCGTGACGGTCACCAAGCACCCCGCCGCCGACTGGGACGATCTGGCGGAGGGCGTCGAGCACGTCCTTCGCCGGCATCTGACGGCCGGGTAGCCCTGCCTCGGCGCCGGGGCGGGTCAGGCTACCTCGTGACGGTCGGCCACCGAGACGTCCTGGCGGATCAGGTCCGCCGCCCGTTCGGCGATCATGAGCGTTGGGGCGTTGGTGTTGCCGTTCGTGATGGTCGGCATCACGGAGGCGTCCACCACGCGGAGCCCCTCGACGCCGCGCACGCGCAGGTCGGGGTCCACCACCGCGTCGGCGTCCGCCCCCATCCGGCAGGTCCCGACGGGGTGATAGAGGGTCTCGGAGGTCTCGCGGACGTGGCGCTCCAGGTCGGCGGTGTCGAACGAGGCCGGGCCGGGGAGCAGCATCTCCCCGCGGAAGCGGTCGAGCGGCCCCGCCTCGGCGATCTCGCGGGCCAGCCGAAGGCCCGCGACCAGCACGTCTACATCGGCCTGCTCGGCGAGCGCCGCCGGGTCGATGGCCGGGTGCACCGTCGGGTCGGCCGAGCGGAGGGTCAGGCGACCCCGGCTCTTCGGACGCACGAGCGTCGGCCCGATGGAGAAGCCGTGGTCGGTGGGCGGGGTCAGGCCGTGGTCCTGGAAGAGGATCGGCGCGACGTGGAACTGGAGATCGGGCACGCCGCCCGCCCCGTGGGAATCGACGAACAGGCCCGCCTCGGCGATGTTGGACGACAGCATCCCCCGCCGGGTAACGAGGTAGCGCAAGACGCTGCTGATGCTCTCGGCGTTGACGAGCGAGACGGGCTCGCGGAGCGCGAAGTGCAGCCCGGTGATCAGGTGGTCGTGCAGGTTGTCGCCCACCGCGGGCCGGTCCACCACGACGTCGAGGCCGAGGGCCCGAAGGTCGTCGGCGGGGCCGATGCCGGAGAGCATCAGGATCTGGGGCGAGTTGACGGCGCCGCCGCAGACGATCACCTCGCGGTCGGCGTAGACCGTCTCGATGCGCCCATCCTGCACGATCTCGACGCCGACGGCGCGGCCGTGCTCGATCACCACCCGGCGCACCAGCGCGCCCGTCCGCACGGTCAGGTTCTGCCGCCGACGCGCGGGCTTGAGGAACGCGGTCGCCGCCGACGCTCGGCGCCCGGCCTTCTGGGTGAGCTGGTAGAGTCCGGCGCCAGCCTGCTGCTCGCCATTGAAGTCGGCTGTGCGCGGCATTCCGGCCGCGACCGCCGCCTCGATGAACGCGAGGCTGACCGGGCTCGGGTCCTTCGGGTCCTCGATCCGGAGCGGACCTCCCGCGCCGTGATAGGCCGAGGCGCCGCGGACGTTGTCCTCGCTCCGCTTGAAGTATGGCAGCGCGTCTGCGAACCCCCAGCCGTCGCAGCCATCAGCGGCCCAGCCGTCGAAGTCAGCATGGTGACCGCGGATGTAGATCATCGCGTTGATCGACGACGACCCGCCGAGCACCTTGCCGCGCGGCCAGTAGAGGGCGCGGTTCGCGGCGCCCGCCTGGGGCTCGGTGTGGTAGTTCCAGTCGGCGTCCGTCTGGAACAGCCGCGAGAACGTCGCCGGGATGTGGATCTCCGGGTGGTGGTCGCGGTCGCCTGCTTCGAGGAGCAGGACGGAGTGATCGGGGTCCTCGCTCAGCCGGGCGGCGAGGACGCACCCCGCCGTGCCCCCTCCCACGATGATGTAGTCGGTCATGTCAGATGGATTGACGCAGTGCGGCAACGTACCGCCGCCGCACCTCGTTCACAACGGCCTCCGCCCGCGCGCTCGTGCCGGGGGATCTCCCACGCTCTGGGTCCGCGGCGACCGCGCCCCGAGACGGGTCAGCCCGCCACCGGCCACCCGTCCCCGGCGTCGAGCCGCACCGCGACGGTGCCCCGCAACAGCCCCTCCAGGTCACGTCCGACAAAGTCGTACCGCCAGCCCGGGAAGGCGTCCGCGACCGCATCCGGCCCCGCCTCGACGATGGCAGCGAGTTGGGCCTTGGTGGCGACGAGCGCCGAGTCGATGTCCTCCCGCTCGCACCGCCCGGCCAGGAAGCCCTGGGCGACCAGCAGGCGCGCGGCGCGCTTCTCGTCCTCCGGCCCCGGCCGACCGCGGCGCTGGACGCGCTCCGGCTCCGCCTCGGCGCCCGCCTGGACGGCGTCGAGGAGACCGTCGGCGTAGCGGGCGACCTGGCGGTCGGTGAGGCGGAGTCGACGCAAATCGTCCGCAGTCTCCGGCATCCGGTCGGCGATGGCCGCCAGGGCCTCGTCTGGCAGCACCATGCGGCGTGTCCGGTCCAGGTCCCGCGCCTCCACCTCGCGCCACGCGGCGACGGCCCGAAGCACGGCGCGCTGGCGGCCCGACATGCGCCCGATGCCGCGCACCTTGAGGCGGTCGACGGCGTCGTTCGGGTCGGACTCCTCGAACAGCGAGGGATCATTGTAGCGCTCCATCTCGGCGTCCACCCACTCGGCGCGCCCCCGCGCCTGGGCCTCGTCGCGGAGCTTCTGGTACACGTCGAGGAGGTAGCGCACGTCGTCCTCGGCGTAGCGCGCCTGCGAATCCGTGAGCGGGCGCTTGAGCCAGTTGGACCGTGTCTCCCCCTTGTCGAGGCGGATCCCGACGGCCCACTCGACGAGATCCTGCAGCGACGCCGTCGCGGTCTGCCCAACGAGCCCGGCCGCGCGCTGCGTGTCGAACGAGTTCACCGGCAGCGTGCCCGTCGCCCGCGCGAGGATCTGGAGATCCTGGGTCGCGTCGTGGAGCACCTTCACCACAGAGGGGTCCGCGAGCACCTCACCGAGCGCGCCCATCTGCCCCTCCAACGCGATCGTATCGATCAGATGGACGTCGTCCCCCCCGAGGCCGACCTGGATGAGGCCGAGGCCGGGGTAGTAGCTCCGCTCCCAGACGAACTCGGTGTCGAGGGCGACAGCGGGGAGCGTCCGGGCTCGGTCGCAGAGGGCTTCCAGTCGGTCGGTCGTGTCGATCATGCTCAGTCGGTCGTCTGCTTGAGGGCGCACCCGAAGGCCTGGGTGCGCTGGACCTCGATGGGCAACCCGGCGACACTCTGGTCCATCGCCTGCGCGAGGTAGGGCACCCGGACGCGGTCCGCCGAGGCGGGGCTGTCGTCCAGCGTCCCGTCGTAGCGCAGCACGCGGCCGGCGTCGAAAAAGAACACGTGGGGCGCGCTGGTCGCCCCGAAGGCGCTCGCCAGCGCGCCGCTGGGGTCGGCGAGGTACGGCATCACCAGCCCCGCACCGGTGGCGTACTCGCGCGACGCCGTCGCCGACTCACGGTCCGACTGTGCCGGGTCGTTCGCATTCACCAGCACGAACCCGATGCCCGCGGGCGTGTAGCGCTCCGCCAGATCGGCGAGGCGGGGCGCGTAGCGGTCGGTCCACGGGCAGGCGTTGCTCCAGAACACGACCACGAGGCCCGCCGCGCCCGCCGAGGCGGACAGGGTCGTCTGGGAGCCGTCGGCGGAGGCCAGCGCGGCGTCGGCCATGGGGAGCGCGTCGCCGTAGGTGATGCCCTGAGCGGACGCGCCCGAAGCCAGGAGGAGGACGAGGAGGAGTCGGAGCATCAGGAGGAGGAGCGGGCGGCGTCGACGGAGGCGGCCAGTTCGTCGTAGCTCATCTCCCCGACGTGCGTGTCCTGCACGATGCCGTCCCCGTCGAGAATCATGGTGATGGGGAGCGCGCCGCCCACCATGGGGTTGAGCTGTGACGTGAGGTCGCCGGGGCCGGTGTAGAGGTAGGACGGGTCGGTGACCTCGTGCTCGGCCAGGAACGCGCGAATGGCCGGGTACGCGCTCGCCTCCTGGATGGCCACGAACCGGACATGCACGTTCTGGTCGGCCATCTCCTCGTCGAAGCGCACGAACTCGGGGAACTCGGTCCGGCACGGGCCGCACCACGTCGCCCAGAAGTTGAGCACCACCACGTCGGCCTCCATCGTCACCACGTCGTCGATGAGCGCTTCAGCGCTCACGACCTCGACGATGGGCAGGTCGGCCCCGGGACCGTCCGCCGTCGCGGCGTCTGAAGGGGACGATTCGGGAACAGGATCGGACGCGCAGCCGACGGCGGCGAGAAGCGGGAGGAAGAGCAGGAGACGCATGGAGGACAGGCAGGCGGACGGGCACAACGCGCCGTCGCGACAGGAAGTGCCGTTAGCGAGCCGGGATTCGCTGGATGGGCACACGGTCCTCGGCGAGCGCGCCGGCCAGCACCCCCCACGCGACGAGGCCGTCGTCGGAGCGGGGCTCCAGAAGCATCACCACGAGGCGCCCCAGTTGCTGGTCCACCGGGACGATCAGGCCCGCCCCGGACACGCCGGCGGGGGCCTCCTCCCAGGTCCCGAACACCTCTTGCATCCGCACGTCCTGGAACGCGCGCGCGGCCGTGCGGACACTGTCGACTCGGAAGCGCTGCGCCCCCGCTTCGGGAAAACGACCCGGTCGGTACTGGATGCCGTGCCCGTCGAGCAGCGGCGCGACCGTGTCGGCGACCTCGCTCGAAACCAGGTAGGCCGTCGGCGCCGTGACGGTTTCCGACGGCGCGAAGCGAACGTAGGCGGGCATTGTCTCGGGCGTGCGCACGTCGCGGCGCTGGTACATCGGCGATCCGGTGACAGGGTGCGCGAGCGTGTCGACGGCGCCGAGCAGGATCTCGACCGGCTCCGGCAGCGCCTCCCAGGTCGCGCGGACGGCGACCGTCTGCCCCATCACTCGCTCCGCGTCCGCCTCGGCCACCCGCTGGCGGACGTGGGTCGCCTCCGCCCAGACCCGGTCCACGATCTCCTCCACGAACCGCCGCGACACGGCCACGCGCTCGCCGTAGGACGCATAGCTGTACGACTCCGACAGGATCCCGTAGCGCCCCCGCACGCCGACGTAGTTGGAGGAATAGCGGGGCTGGGGGCTGTACGAGTACCAGCCCCGCGGCGCGGTCGTCTCCTCCCCGAACGCGCCCGGCACGTTGCCGTAGTGGTACGTCGCGAAGTCGTCGGATGCCAGGATCGCGTCCGAGATCGACGGCAGCCAGCGATCCCACAGGTCGGCGTCGAGCCCCGCGGGCGTGTTGGGCGAGAGGCCGGGCGCATACGTCAGGTGATAGCCCATGAACGTCCCGTTGGTCGTGTGAAGGTCGACCACCACGTGCGGGTCCGCGTCGCGGATCAGACCGACCAGCGCACGCGCCTCGGGCGAGGCGAGCTTCATAAAGTCGCGATTCAGGTCGAGGCCGTCGGCGTTGGGACGCTGTCCCATCCCCTCCACCGGACCGAGTTGGTACGGACGGTTGTCGTAGCCGACACGCTCGTTGCCGTCCGCGTTGTAGATGGGCGCGACCATCAGGACCAGCGAGTCGGGCCACGCTGCGTGCGCGCCAGCGGACACGTCGCGGAGCAGTTCGAGCATGGCGTCCTTGCCGTCAGTCTCGCCCGCGTGGATGGTGGCGAAGACGAGCACGCGCGTCTTGCCCGTCGCGCGGACGGCCTCGGCCGTGGCCGCCTCGGCGCCCCAGACGACGAGCGGGAGGTCGCGCCCCTCGACCGTCCGCCCGAACGTACCGAGGCGGAGGTCGCTGTCGGCCGCGACGAGCGCCAGCACCTCGCGCACCTGGTCGTAGGTGGCTGTGCAGCTGTAGTCGCACGCCTCGGCGGGTGTCACCAGGCCGGGCGACGCGGACACCGAGGCGGGCGGGGCGACGGAGGCGCAGCCCGCCGCGACGGCTGCCAACAGTGGGAGGACGAGTCGGGTCACGAGGGGTCGGAGGGGACGAGACGGCGGACCATCCACGAGTTGAGGGCGAAGAACGCGCCGAGCGCGAGGCCCCACTGCACGAGGCACGACATGGCGCTGTACGGCTCCAGCGGGTCCCACCAGCGGCTCGTGAAGTCGGTCGTCGTGGCGAGATACAGCCACCAGCCCAGCAGCACGACGGCCTGGAACGGGATCGCCACCTTCATCCAGGCGCTCCAGAGGCGCGGCAGCGCCCAGTCGGTCTCGGTCGCGATCTCCTCCCGGAGCCGATCGGCCCCGTAGCGGATCACGGCGTACGCGATGAACGCGCCCGACAGCATCAGCGCGACGCCCCAGACGAAGTCCTGGTTGCCGAAGAAGCGGTCCGACAGCGCGCTCGGCACGCCCACCAGGAACGCCACGACGCCGACGCCGACGACCGCCTTGGTGCGCGGTGCCCCCAGGTCGACCACCACGCGGGTGGACAGTTCGATCATCGAGATCAGGCTGGAGAGCGCAGCGAAGGTGAGCGCGAGGAAGAACAGTACCGCGAGCGGGGCCCCCAGCGGCATCTCCGCGAACAGCGCGGGCATCCAGATGAACGTGAGGCCCGTGCCGCGCTCGCCGCTGGTCCGCATCACGTCCAGCACCTCCGGCTGGCTCATCTGTGGCCCCAGCACGGCGAAGGCGATGCCGAAGATCATGATGCCTGCCAGCAGCGATACCACGTTGTTGCCGACGCCCGTCAGCACCGCGTTGCGGACGACGCCGTCCTCCTTGCGCATATAGGCGGCGTAGGTCAGGATCAGGCCCCAGCCCGCGCCCGTGTCCCAGGCGTTCTGCGTGAGCGCCTCCAGCCACGTCGAGGGCGCCGCGAGCGTGCCCCAGTCGGGCGTGAACAGGTAGGCGATGCCCGCACCTGCGCCCGGCAGCGTCACCGCTCGGACCACGGCCACCACCACGATGGCGAGCAACGTCGGCACCAGGATCTTGTTGGCCTTCTCGATGGTGCCCACGCCGCCGCGGACGGCCAGCACGCCCAGCCCCATCATCGCGGCGTGCAGCACGATCGGCCAGGGCGACGCCTGGAACGCCTGCCATGCCGCGAGTGAGGACTCGCTCGTCACGGGCAGCCCCGAGGCCAGCGAGGTGGCCATGAAGTAGGCGCACCAGCCCGCCACCACGCTGTAGTAGCACATGATGGCCGCCGCCACGAACGCCACGAACGCCCCCAGCCACGCCACCTTCGGCCCGGCCAGCTTCGCGAACGTGCCCACGACTCCCATCCGCCCGCGCTGCCCGAGCGCGTACTCGGCGATGATGAGCGGGATGCTCCACACCAGCAGGAAGACCAGCCACGCGACCAGGAACGCCCCGGCCCCGCCGTCCCCCGCGTTCGACGCCGCGATCCGCGGGAAGCGCCAGATGTTGCCTGTGCCGACGGCGATGCCGAGCACGCTCAGGATGAGGCCCCAGCGG from Rubrivirga sp. SAORIC476 encodes:
- a CDS encoding GMC family oxidoreductase, giving the protein MTDYIIVGGGTAGCVLAARLSEDPDHSVLLLEAGDRDHHPEIHIPATFSRLFQTDADWNYHTEPQAGAANRALYWPRGKVLGGSSSINAMIYIRGHHADFDGWAADGCDGWGFADALPYFKRSEDNVRGASAYHGAGGPLRIEDPKDPSPVSLAFIEAAVAAGMPRTADFNGEQQAGAGLYQLTQKAGRRASAATAFLKPARRRQNLTVRTGALVRRVVIEHGRAVGVEIVQDGRIETVYADREVIVCGGAVNSPQILMLSGIGPADDLRALGLDVVVDRPAVGDNLHDHLITGLHFALREPVSLVNAESISSVLRYLVTRRGMLSSNIAEAGLFVDSHGAGGVPDLQFHVAPILFQDHGLTPPTDHGFSIGPTLVRPKSRGRLTLRSADPTVHPAIDPAALAEQADVDVLVAGLRLAREIAEAGPLDRFRGEMLLPGPASFDTADLERHVRETSETLYHPVGTCRMGADADAVVDPDLRVRGVEGLRVVDASVMPTITNGNTNAPTLMIAERAADLIRQDVSVADRHEVA
- a CDS encoding sodium-dependent transporter; the encoded protein is MASPTADASSSARFTSRWGLILSVLGIAVGTGNIWRFPRIAASNAGDGGAGAFLVAWLVFLLVWSIPLIIAEYALGQRGRMGVVGTFAKLAGPKVAWLGAFVAFVAAAIMCYYSVVAGWCAYFMATSLASGLPVTSESSLAAWQAFQASPWPIVLHAAMMGLGVLAVRGGVGTIEKANKILVPTLLAIVVVAVVRAVTLPGAGAGIAYLFTPDWGTLAAPSTWLEALTQNAWDTGAGWGLILTYAAYMRKEDGVVRNAVLTGVGNNVVSLLAGIMIFGIAFAVLGPQMSQPEVLDVMRTSGERGTGLTFIWMPALFAEMPLGAPLAVLFFLALTFAALSSLISMIELSTRVVVDLGAPRTKAVVGVGVVAFLVGVPSALSDRFFGNQDFVWGVALMLSGAFIAYAVIRYGADRLREEIATETDWALPRLWSAWMKVAIPFQAVVLLGWWLYLATTTDFTSRWWDPLEPYSAMSCLVQWGLALGAFFALNSWMVRRLVPSDPS
- a CDS encoding TlpA disulfide reductase family protein translates to MRLLLFLPLLAAVGCASDPVPESSPSDAATADGPGADLPIVEVVSAEALIDDVVTMEADVVVLNFWATWCGPCRTEFPEFVRFDEEMADQNVHVRFVAIQEASAYPAIRAFLAEHEVTDPSYLYTGPGDLTSQLNPMVGGALPITMILDGDGIVQDTHVGEMSYDELAASVDAARSSS
- a CDS encoding phage holin family protein — translated: MIQQPSPVLDPPAQVAPESRMLPPHQTKLDRVTGHLAALSADLRDWTELRVDLVKRQIEGVQAQIDRVQHFVDAAGFFVAALVLAIIALLFVFVTIALGIGALLGSPGWGFLVTTLLLLLGAGLSSVLGLRRVRARQAEALEARRLAREEKDRSVDSLQREQAAAVRNAAV
- a CDS encoding redoxin family protein; the encoded protein is MLRLLLVLLLASGASAQGITYGDALPMADAALASADGSQTTLSASAGAAGLVVVFWSNACPWTDRYAPRLADLAERYTPAGIGFVLVNANDPAQSDRESATASREYATGAGLVMPYLADPSGALASAFGATSAPHVFFFDAGRVLRYDGTLDDSPASADRVRVPYLAQAMDQSVAGLPIEVQRTQAFGCALKQTTD
- a CDS encoding M14 family metallopeptidase, whose product is MTRLVLPLLAAVAAGCASVAPPASVSASPGLVTPAEACDYSCTATYDQVREVLALVAADSDLRLGTFGRTVEGRDLPLVVWGAEAATAEAVRATGKTRVLVFATIHAGETDGKDAMLELLRDVSAGAHAAWPDSLVLMVAPIYNADGNERVGYDNRPYQLGPVEGMGQRPNADGLDLNRDFMKLASPEARALVGLIRDADPHVVVDLHTTNGTFMGYHLTYAPGLSPNTPAGLDADLWDRWLPSISDAILASDDFATYHYGNVPGAFGEETTAPRGWYSYSPQPRYSSNYVGVRGRYGILSESYSYASYGERVAVSRRFVEEIVDRVWAEATHVRQRVAEADAERVMGQTVAVRATWEALPEPVEILLGAVDTLAHPVTGSPMYQRRDVRTPETMPAYVRFAPSETVTAPTAYLVSSEVADTVAPLLDGHGIQYRPGRFPEAGAQRFRVDSVRTAARAFQDVRMQEVFGTWEEAPAGVSGAGLIVPVDQQLGRLVVMLLEPRSDDGLVAWGVLAGALAEDRVPIQRIPAR
- a CDS encoding NifU N-terminal domain-containing protein, coding for MTISPRPTPNPNSLKFDVDGATVIDRGLLAYHSAREAAGDDLARDLFAIRGVESLLIVPAFVTVTKHPAADWDDLAEGVEHVLRRHLTAG
- a CDS encoding HRDC domain-containing protein, producing MIDTTDRLEALCDRARTLPAVALDTEFVWERSYYPGLGLIQVGLGGDDVHLIDTIALEGQMGALGEVLADPSVVKVLHDATQDLQILARATGTLPVNSFDTQRAAGLVGQTATASLQDLVEWAVGIRLDKGETRSNWLKRPLTDSQARYAEDDVRYLLDVYQKLRDEAQARGRAEWVDAEMERYNDPSLFEESDPNDAVDRLKVRGIGRMSGRQRAVLRAVAAWREVEARDLDRTRRMVLPDEALAAIADRMPETADDLRRLRLTDRQVARYADGLLDAVQAGAEAEPERVQRRGRPGPEDEKRAARLLVAQGFLAGRCEREDIDSALVATKAQLAAIVEAGPDAVADAFPGWRYDFVGRDLEGLLRGTVAVRLDAGDGWPVAG